In Rhodospirillum rubrum ATCC 11170, a genomic segment contains:
- a CDS encoding AAA family ATPase: MIPKSQRAVFTFLAKPETHGPGVDRVDQVHTHISALFLAGERVLKLKRAVALPYLDHTTLAARKACCEREVAINAPGAPGLYRGVLPVTRESDGTLALDGAGEPVEWLVVMNRFDEGALFDRRLALGHLDRHQMSDLAEVIFAAHERAERIDDDHGLGFGRNLEGALAELAEQRGLLGEALSDEVAAALRAAHQRLKPLLAERAAAGRVRRCHGDLHLRNIVLWDNRPALFDAIDFTETFARIDVLYDLAYLLMDLDYRGHRRLASITFNHYMEFAGDTGGLAALPLFLALRATIRAFVTAAGAANQSDGDEAAKLIAEGRRYLAQATGYLTPGSPRMVAVGGLSGSGKSRLAREIAPHLGCAPGALVLRTDVLRKRLMGLSPYQSLGPEGYTPEMHARTYQRLEAEARLALACGHSVVLDGVHARPGERANAERIAAEAGVPFAGLWVHTPVDLAMRRIETRVRNPSDVTLAVRANQEDFDLGAVTWARVDSSGPKKDTVIAGLAALGLSS; the protein is encoded by the coding sequence ATGATCCCGAAGTCACAACGCGCCGTTTTCACCTTTCTCGCCAAGCCCGAAACCCACGGGCCGGGCGTCGATCGGGTCGATCAGGTCCATACCCATATTTCGGCTTTGTTTCTGGCCGGCGAGCGGGTTTTGAAGCTGAAGAGGGCGGTGGCGCTGCCCTATCTCGATCACACCACCCTGGCGGCGCGCAAAGCCTGCTGCGAGCGCGAAGTGGCGATCAACGCCCCCGGCGCGCCGGGGCTTTATCGGGGCGTCCTGCCCGTAACCCGCGAGAGCGACGGCACCCTGGCCCTGGATGGCGCCGGGGAGCCGGTGGAATGGCTGGTCGTCATGAACCGCTTTGATGAAGGGGCGCTGTTTGATCGCCGCCTTGCCCTGGGCCATCTGGATCGCCATCAGATGAGCGATCTGGCCGAGGTGATCTTCGCCGCCCACGAGCGGGCCGAGAGGATCGACGATGACCATGGCCTGGGCTTCGGCCGCAATCTGGAAGGCGCCCTGGCCGAACTGGCCGAACAGCGCGGGCTTCTGGGCGAGGCCCTGAGCGACGAGGTCGCGGCCGCCTTGCGCGCCGCCCATCAGCGCCTCAAGCCGCTGTTGGCCGAGCGGGCGGCGGCCGGGCGGGTGCGGCGCTGCCATGGCGATCTGCATTTGCGCAATATCGTGCTGTGGGACAATCGCCCGGCTCTGTTCGATGCCATCGATTTCACCGAGACCTTCGCCCGCATCGATGTGCTTTATGATCTGGCCTATCTGCTGATGGATCTCGATTACCGGGGGCACCGCCGGCTGGCCTCGATCACCTTCAACCATTATATGGAATTCGCCGGCGATACCGGGGGGCTTGCGGCCTTGCCGCTGTTCCTGGCCCTGCGCGCCACCATTCGCGCCTTTGTCACCGCCGCCGGCGCCGCCAACCAATCCGATGGTGATGAAGCCGCCAAACTCATCGCCGAGGGCCGCCGCTATCTGGCCCAGGCCACGGGCTATCTGACCCCCGGGTCCCCCCGTATGGTCGCCGTGGGCGGATTATCGGGCAGCGGCAAGTCGCGGCTGGCCCGTGAAATCGCCCCCCATCTGGGCTGCGCCCCCGGCGCCCTGGTTTTGCGCACCGATGTGTTGCGCAAGCGCCTGATGGGATTGTCGCCCTATCAAAGCCTGGGGCCCGAGGGCTATACGCCAGAGATGCATGCCCGCACCTATCAGAGGCTCGAAGCCGAGGCCCGGTTGGCTTTGGCTTGCGGCCATTCGGTGGTGCTGGACGGCGTTCACGCCAGACCGGGCGAAAGGGCCAATGCCGAACGCATCGCAGCCGAGGCCGGGGTGCCCTTCGCCGGGCTGTGGGTGCATACCCCCGTCGATCTGGCCATGCGGCGGATCGAAACCCGGGTGCGCAATCCCTCGGATGTCACCTTGGCGGTTCGCGCCAATCAAGAGGATTTCGATCTGGGGGCGGTGACCTGGGCCCGGGTGGATTCATCGGGCCCCAAGAAGGACACGGTGATCGCCGGATTGGCCGCTTTGGGGCTAAGTAGTTGA
- a CDS encoding universal stress protein, with amino-acid sequence MTGIRTILSVVGDEATGEAPLRTALVLARDLGCHVEGFHVRIDASAAVPYVGEAMAGALVEEMVEAAEKEARERAAKAHGLFTRVCAELAIVLDDTPPGPGGPSASWQEARGAEPEHVAMRGRVADLLVLGQPGLHGEPPSLLTLNAALLESGRPVLVAPPQAPAEIGRRIAIAWNGSAEAARAVMGAMPFLVAAQEVTVLIAEIDEEGADATAHELERHLAWHGVKAGVRVLHAAAGTRAGEALVAACDEVKADLLVMGAYTHSRLRQLILGGVTRHLLGNARIPLLLSH; translated from the coding sequence ATGACCGGCATCCGCACCATTCTTAGTGTCGTGGGCGATGAGGCAACGGGGGAGGCCCCCTTGCGGACGGCCCTCGTTCTCGCCCGTGATTTGGGCTGCCATGTCGAGGGTTTCCATGTTCGGATCGACGCGTCGGCCGCCGTGCCCTATGTGGGCGAGGCGATGGCCGGGGCCTTGGTCGAAGAAATGGTGGAAGCCGCCGAGAAGGAAGCTCGCGAGCGCGCCGCCAAAGCCCACGGGCTTTTCACCCGCGTCTGCGCCGAACTGGCGATCGTTCTTGACGATACCCCGCCGGGCCCGGGCGGCCCCAGCGCCTCTTGGCAGGAGGCGCGGGGAGCCGAGCCCGAGCATGTGGCGATGCGCGGCCGTGTCGCCGATCTTCTCGTGCTGGGGCAGCCCGGTCTGCACGGCGAACCGCCGTCGCTGCTGACCCTGAACGCCGCCTTGCTTGAAAGCGGCCGGCCGGTTCTGGTCGCCCCGCCCCAGGCCCCCGCCGAGATCGGTCGGCGCATCGCCATCGCCTGGAACGGCAGCGCCGAAGCCGCCCGCGCCGTGATGGGGGCGATGCCCTTCCTGGTGGCCGCCCAGGAGGTGACGGTGCTGATCGCCGAGATCGACGAGGAGGGGGCCGATGCCACCGCCCACGAACTGGAACGCCATTTGGCGTGGCATGGGGTCAAGGCCGGGGTGCGGGTGCTGCATGCGGCGGCGGGAACCCGGGCGGGCGAGGCCCTGGTCGCCGCCTGTGACGAGGTCAAGGCCGATCTGCTGGTGATGGGCGCCTATACCCATAGCCGCCTGCGTCAATTGATCCTGGGCGGCGTGACCCGTCATCTGTTGGGCAATGCCCGCATTCCCCTGTTGCTCTCCCACTAA